A window of Aquitalea denitrificans contains these coding sequences:
- a CDS encoding M23 family metallopeptidase, which yields MLIGPPVLLKPAQAQTTTQKEDRAWLESMMPNRDRGGYPVGKSGQWHPGLHITGFVGSGDNNAVWAIADGAVMYYAEDKGTDLSEHANSNGVVIIRHETQIGSEAEGCIVYYSCYQHLQVINEAIKTAYAKGSPVYRKDLIGHVGNVADNSGIHFEIFCSGANVKKITGRSSGKLNLAKSGRKNIVYGDTHYYIPAGTPLYFQATAPDYSASTLKKPNTEYDRFIRHHQI from the coding sequence ATGTTAATCGGACCACCCGTACTACTAAAGCCAGCACAAGCACAAACCACCACCCAGAAAGAAGATAGGGCATGGCTGGAAAGCATGATGCCCAATCGCGACAGGGGCGGATATCCAGTAGGGAAATCCGGCCAATGGCACCCCGGCCTGCACATTACCGGCTTTGTCGGATCGGGGGACAACAACGCCGTATGGGCGATTGCTGACGGTGCCGTCATGTATTACGCCGAGGACAAAGGAACAGACCTCAGCGAGCACGCCAACTCCAACGGAGTGGTGATCATCAGGCATGAAACCCAGATTGGCAGCGAGGCAGAAGGCTGCATTGTGTATTACTCCTGCTATCAACACCTGCAAGTCATCAATGAAGCAATCAAGACAGCCTACGCCAAGGGCAGCCCCGTCTATAGAAAAGACCTGATTGGCCATGTCGGTAACGTGGCAGACAATAGCGGCATCCATTTTGAAATATTTTGCAGCGGCGCAAATGTAAAGAAAATCACCGGTCGCAGCAGCGGCAAGCTGAACCTCGCCAAATCCGGCCGGAAAAACATTGTTTACGGCGATACCCACTACTACATCCCGGCAGGCACTCCCTTATATTTCCAGGCGACAGCGCCAGATTACAGCGCATCCACCCTCAAAAAACCCAACACCGAGTACGACAGATTTATACGTCACCATCAAATTTGA
- a CDS encoding type VI secretion system Vgr family protein codes for MQNPYQLAFPSRFKLALSVYEFHIEEALDRPYQLTISVTMAERDLALARLIGQPVTFTITPQSTAPPLAIPSLSPLPTGQEGQRSWHGVVRHAQRARSTPEETLYTFEISPRIALLQDSRSTRLFQNATVAQVIEALLRKHALDGTDFSFNLTGVQASYEHITQFRETDLAFLSRIAAHAGIFYQFTQSKDGKDVINFGNNLEHYCRGNLNDIELKEHAGLESIGTEAITELTIRHHPMLKTTRRRNFNDMTASTPLDGTAGFSVDVPAAYGEDYEWGDGNRDKDESDRVAQLRHQLSVSRQCIASGKGNVCRLRPGEVLRLTRPFADAPHGWLITAVIHRGRRDQAYENTFEAIPSDRIWRPALLPKPRIHSTLPAMVVSPGNNSYQYPFIDEHGRYRVRYLFDLDKWSPGGDSRAVRLAKPFAGGQFGFHMPIHAGTIVNLAFSDGDPDAPYIASITHDSTHPDHITTQWNSRNVIRTKANNKLRMEDLQGKQHIKLATEYGKAQLNIGHLVDATRQQRGEGFEIRTDHWGAIRAGKGLLISAEAKSVAATQQLDMAAALHQLEQANRLAKALADAATTAQALPPDVQAQVDLLQHSLKQLAQAGILMSAPAGIGLTTPHTIQQSAGASYAVTAGQHISHAALGDIRHNANGAISLFARSGGARLYANQGSVDIQAQGGPLAVSAAKSLRLNSNQHISVAGHDSIELAAGGHGIRISAKGIEVFGDIKLHGTLSNEGKAGLPNPISAFPKTELSLDENYSE; via the coding sequence ATGCAAAATCCTTACCAGTTAGCATTCCCGTCCCGCTTCAAGCTTGCGCTATCGGTTTATGAATTTCACATTGAAGAAGCACTAGATAGACCATACCAACTGACCATATCGGTAACGATGGCAGAGCGTGATCTGGCCTTGGCCCGCCTGATTGGCCAGCCGGTTACCTTCACCATCACACCGCAATCGACGGCACCACCGCTGGCGATTCCCAGCCTGTCCCCACTCCCGACCGGCCAGGAAGGACAACGCAGCTGGCACGGTGTGGTACGACATGCGCAACGTGCCCGCAGCACCCCGGAAGAAACGCTGTATACCTTCGAAATCAGCCCACGCATTGCCCTGCTGCAGGACAGTCGCAGCACCCGCCTGTTCCAAAACGCGACAGTTGCGCAGGTGATTGAAGCGCTATTGCGCAAACATGCGCTAGATGGCACCGATTTCAGTTTCAACCTGACCGGCGTACAAGCCTCATACGAACACATCACCCAATTCCGCGAAACCGATCTGGCCTTCCTATCCCGCATTGCCGCCCATGCCGGCATCTTCTACCAGTTCACTCAATCCAAAGACGGCAAGGATGTCATCAACTTTGGTAACAACCTCGAACATTACTGTCGGGGAAACCTGAACGACATCGAGCTGAAGGAACATGCAGGACTGGAAAGTATCGGGACGGAGGCCATCACCGAACTCACCATTCGCCACCACCCGATGCTGAAAACCACGCGACGACGCAATTTCAACGACATGACGGCCAGTACTCCACTGGATGGGACAGCAGGATTTAGCGTAGACGTTCCTGCTGCGTACGGCGAAGACTATGAGTGGGGCGATGGCAACCGGGACAAAGATGAATCCGACCGGGTAGCGCAGCTACGTCACCAACTGTCCGTCAGCCGGCAATGCATCGCCAGCGGCAAGGGCAATGTGTGCCGGCTTCGACCAGGCGAAGTGCTACGCCTGACTCGACCGTTTGCAGATGCCCCTCACGGCTGGCTGATCACGGCGGTGATACATCGTGGCCGCCGTGACCAAGCCTATGAAAACACTTTTGAGGCCATCCCTTCAGACCGCATCTGGCGTCCTGCCTTGCTCCCCAAACCGCGCATTCACAGCACCCTGCCCGCCATGGTGGTGAGCCCCGGTAATAACAGCTACCAATACCCCTTCATCGACGAGCATGGCCGCTACCGCGTGCGCTACCTGTTTGATCTGGACAAATGGAGCCCCGGTGGAGACTCACGCGCCGTCCGTCTGGCCAAACCGTTTGCAGGCGGGCAATTCGGTTTCCACATGCCTATCCACGCCGGCACCATCGTCAACCTGGCTTTTAGCGATGGCGACCCCGACGCGCCATACATCGCCTCCATCACCCATGACAGCACCCACCCGGACCATATCACCACGCAATGGAACAGCCGCAACGTCATCCGTACCAAGGCCAACAACAAGCTGCGCATGGAGGACTTGCAAGGCAAACAGCACATCAAGCTGGCCACCGAGTACGGCAAGGCCCAACTGAATATCGGCCACCTGGTGGATGCCACACGCCAGCAACGCGGAGAAGGGTTTGAAATCCGTACCGACCACTGGGGTGCCATCCGCGCTGGCAAAGGCCTGCTCATCAGCGCCGAAGCCAAATCCGTCGCCGCCACCCAACAACTGGACATGGCCGCAGCACTGCATCAGCTGGAACAAGCCAACCGGCTGGCCAAAGCCCTGGCCGATGCCGCGACCACCGCCCAGGCCCTGCCGCCGGATGTCCAGGCCCAGGTCGACCTGCTACAGCACTCGCTCAAACAACTGGCACAGGCCGGCATCCTGATGAGCGCCCCGGCCGGCATCGGCCTCACCACCCCGCACACCATCCAGCAATCCGCAGGTGCCAGCTATGCCGTCACCGCCGGACAGCACATCAGCCACGCCGCACTGGGCGACATCCGCCACAACGCCAACGGTGCCATCAGCCTGTTTGCCCGCAGCGGCGGCGCACGTCTGTATGCCAACCAGGGCAGCGTGGACATCCAGGCACAAGGCGGCCCGCTGGCGGTGTCGGCAGCCAAGTCCCTGCGGCTGAACAGCAACCAGCACATCAGCGTGGCCGGGCACGACAGCATTGAACTGGCGGCCGGCGGCCATGGCATCCGCATCAGTGCTAAAGGCATCGAAGTGTTCGGTGATATCAAGCTGCACGGCACGCTGAGTAATGAGGGGAAGGCGGGGCTGCCTAATCCAATCAGCGCATTTCCCAAAACCGAATTAAGCCTTGATGAGAACTACTCGGAATAA
- a CDS encoding PAAR domain-containing protein encodes MRFVIRLGCRITGRGEVVEGMVDGPTLLGIPVSFIGARVRCDICGTTGVIAMAGPRGTLGQNNIKGKTLALNDDLVLCRCPDHPRLIHDCEEWRVAV; translated from the coding sequence ATGAGATTTGTCATTCGCCTCGGCTGTCGTATCACCGGACGCGGTGAAGTCGTGGAAGGTATGGTCGATGGGCCGACACTACTTGGGATTCCCGTGTCCTTCATCGGCGCCAGGGTGCGCTGCGATATCTGTGGCACAACCGGCGTCATTGCGATGGCCGGGCCACGCGGCACACTGGGGCAAAACAATATCAAGGGAAAAACCCTGGCGCTCAACGATGACCTCGTGCTGTGCCGCTGCCCTGACCACCCGCGCCTGATCCACGATTGTGAAGAATGGCGTGTCGCCGTCTGA
- a CDS encoding DeoR/GlpR family DNA-binding transcription regulator translates to MKITGPHKPQQRQEAILDLVREHKKISVERLSVLTAASRETIRRDLTVLANHGLLKKYHGGAMSSDEPVEHDFRQRRMQHAEEKQRIARLAASLFKAGDSLLIDTGTTTLALAQELARKQHLTIITNSLAIAQLIGRGDRSNKVFLIGGEYLADASESVGGLAITQIQQFNTTDVVLTVGAIDENGVMDFSLAEADIAKAMIAQARRLTVLADASKFGATALFRVCGLENIHRLVVNHRPDDTLSHALQRANVEVHIAD, encoded by the coding sequence ATGAAAATCACCGGACCACACAAACCCCAACAGCGCCAGGAAGCCATTCTTGACTTGGTGCGAGAGCACAAAAAGATCAGTGTGGAACGTCTGTCAGTCCTGACAGCTGCCTCACGCGAAACAATACGACGGGATCTGACCGTATTGGCCAATCATGGCTTGCTCAAGAAATACCATGGCGGAGCAATGAGTTCGGATGAGCCGGTTGAGCATGATTTTCGTCAGCGCCGCATGCAGCATGCCGAGGAAAAACAGCGCATTGCGCGCCTGGCGGCCAGCCTGTTCAAAGCCGGTGATTCCCTGCTGATTGATACGGGCACCACCACATTGGCCCTGGCGCAGGAACTGGCCCGCAAGCAGCACCTGACCATCATCACCAATTCTCTGGCCATCGCCCAGCTCATTGGGCGGGGCGATCGCAGCAACAAAGTGTTCCTGATTGGTGGCGAATACCTGGCCGACGCCTCGGAAAGCGTCGGCGGCCTGGCCATCACACAAATTCAGCAGTTCAATACCACCGATGTCGTGCTAACGGTTGGTGCCATCGACGAAAACGGGGTAATGGACTTTTCCCTAGCCGAGGCAGATATCGCCAAAGCCATGATTGCCCAGGCCCGGCGGCTCACCGTGCTTGCCGACGCCAGCAAATTCGGTGCTACCGCCTTGTTCCGGGTTTGCGGGCTGGAGAACATCCACCGACTGGTCGTGAATCATCGCCCGGACGACACACTCTCCCATGCCTTGCAGCGAGCCAATGTCGAGGTACACATTGCAGATTAA
- a CDS encoding NAD(P)/FAD-dependent oxidoreductase has translation MFDVAIIGAGVVGCAVARRFALLGAKVVLMESGADILSGASKANSAILHTGFDAPPNSVEWQLIQAGRAEYLAIHEKLNLPLIQTGALVCAWSEEEASKLEQIHAAGLHNGVTDLARLSDAQARTLQPGLSSRLCAALAVPGEAIIDPWSAPLAYVTQAIKLGATVMRNSEVLRGEFAGNTWSLQTGTQTVEARALINCAGLYGDEVDRRLGLPVAFQIKPRKGQFVVLDKAAVRHVRSIILPVPTETTKGVVVCPTVFGNVLIGPTAEEQDARQRATVVQDTLAGLIRRGAEILPALQGMPVTAVYAGLRPATEQKAYRIFSRPAQRAITLGGIRSTGLSAALGLAQHAVTLYQQFESEPFSPPVDIPWFAMPNLAEGYERDWQRPNHGEMVCHCELVTKREIALSMTSPLPPGDFGGLRRRTRAGMGRCQGFYCNATLAAMTQGKLAVDLAVTAKGEQ, from the coding sequence ATGTTTGACGTTGCCATCATCGGCGCGGGTGTCGTGGGCTGTGCGGTTGCCCGCCGATTTGCCTTGCTTGGGGCCAAGGTGGTGTTGATGGAAAGCGGTGCCGATATTTTGTCTGGCGCTTCCAAGGCTAACAGCGCCATTTTGCATACCGGCTTTGATGCTCCGCCCAATAGCGTGGAGTGGCAGCTGATACAGGCTGGCCGCGCTGAATATCTGGCCATCCATGAAAAACTGAACCTGCCACTGATTCAAACCGGAGCCCTTGTCTGCGCCTGGAGCGAGGAGGAAGCCAGCAAGCTGGAGCAGATTCATGCTGCCGGTTTGCACAATGGCGTGACCGATCTGGCCCGGCTGTCCGACGCACAAGCCAGAACCCTGCAGCCGGGCTTGTCATCGCGTCTGTGTGCCGCCTTGGCGGTGCCGGGGGAGGCCATCATTGACCCCTGGTCCGCGCCGCTGGCGTATGTGACGCAAGCCATCAAGCTGGGGGCCACGGTCATGCGCAATAGCGAAGTGCTGCGTGGTGAGTTTGCTGGCAATACATGGTCTTTGCAGACCGGTACACAGACAGTAGAGGCCCGCGCGCTGATTAACTGCGCCGGTTTATATGGAGATGAAGTGGATCGTCGCCTGGGCTTGCCGGTGGCATTCCAGATCAAACCACGCAAAGGGCAGTTTGTGGTGCTGGACAAGGCGGCTGTGCGCCATGTGCGCAGCATCATCCTGCCAGTCCCCACCGAAACGACAAAGGGCGTGGTGGTATGCCCCACGGTGTTTGGCAATGTGCTGATCGGGCCTACTGCCGAGGAGCAGGATGCGCGTCAGCGTGCCACGGTGGTGCAGGACACCTTGGCGGGCCTGATCCGCCGCGGCGCGGAGATTCTCCCCGCGCTGCAAGGCATGCCGGTGACTGCGGTCTATGCCGGTCTGCGCCCTGCTACCGAGCAGAAAGCCTATCGCATATTCAGTCGCCCCGCGCAGCGGGCCATCACGCTGGGGGGAATCCGCTCCACCGGCCTGAGTGCTGCGCTGGGCCTGGCGCAGCATGCCGTCACACTCTACCAGCAGTTTGAGTCTGAGCCTTTCAGCCCGCCGGTGGATATCCCCTGGTTTGCCATGCCCAATTTGGCGGAAGGGTATGAGCGGGACTGGCAACGCCCGAATCACGGCGAGATGGTGTGTCACTGTGAGCTGGTAACCAAGCGCGAGATTGCACTTAGCATGACCAGCCCGTTGCCGCCGGGGGATTTTGGCGGTCTGCGCCGGCGTACCCGTGCCGGCATGGGGCGCTGCCAGGGTTTTTATTGCAATGCCACGCTGGCGGCAATGACCCAAGGCAAGCTGGCGGTCGACTTGGCCGTCACTGCCAAGGGGGAGCAATGA
- a CDS encoding NAD(P)/FAD-dependent oxidoreductase, with product MTAPQIDVLIIGGGPAGVAAALALRQQGVAKVVLLEREAELGGATRHCSHSPFGMREYRRIYLGHAYGRRLEAEARQAGVEVRTQHSVVRFEGEDGVLVSSPLGVETLYARRIITATGAREQPRAARLVSGDRPIGVLTTGALQAYVAFHGLMPFQQPLIVGSELVSMSAILTCLSHGARPVAVIEEGAGAIARVPMRWLPYVTRIPFHAQTRLVEILGQGRVEAVMLQTGGTVRKLACDGVLFTGQFVPETALLQNMDDGVPQGGAGALIDQDGRLDNPRHFAAGNVLRGIETGGWAFREGRAVGHAVAQDLLGPPVAIAGVQVRYAPPIKLVVPGLIRPGFLGQPAFSRFQLRVSRPVRGVISLQLDGLAVWQKQGQWLPERRILVPIPHQANHAKTIEFHCQEIQ from the coding sequence ATGACTGCGCCGCAGATTGATGTGCTGATTATCGGTGGCGGCCCCGCAGGTGTGGCTGCCGCGCTGGCTCTGCGTCAACAAGGGGTGGCCAAGGTGGTGCTGCTGGAGCGCGAAGCCGAGCTGGGTGGGGCCACCCGCCATTGCAGCCACTCGCCATTTGGTATGCGGGAATATCGCCGCATCTACCTTGGCCATGCCTATGGCCGCCGCTTGGAGGCGGAGGCGCGCCAGGCGGGTGTGGAGGTGCGTACGCAGCATTCCGTGGTTCGCTTTGAGGGCGAGGATGGCGTGCTGGTCAGCTCTCCCTTGGGGGTGGAGACGCTGTATGCCCGGCGCATCATTACCGCGACAGGAGCCCGCGAACAGCCGCGTGCAGCACGCTTGGTGTCCGGGGATAGGCCCATTGGCGTCCTCACCACCGGTGCGCTGCAGGCGTATGTTGCATTTCATGGCCTGATGCCCTTCCAGCAGCCCCTGATTGTGGGGTCGGAGCTGGTGTCGATGTCTGCCATCCTGACCTGTTTGTCACACGGTGCCCGACCGGTGGCTGTCATTGAAGAAGGCGCGGGTGCCATTGCCCGTGTGCCCATGCGCTGGCTGCCTTATGTGACGCGCATTCCCTTCCATGCGCAAACCCGGCTAGTGGAAATTTTGGGGCAGGGTAGGGTAGAGGCGGTGATGCTGCAGACCGGAGGCACAGTGCGCAAGCTGGCGTGTGACGGCGTGCTGTTCACCGGCCAGTTTGTTCCCGAAACCGCGCTGTTGCAGAACATGGATGACGGTGTGCCGCAGGGCGGTGCCGGTGCGCTGATTGACCAAGACGGGCGCTTGGATAATCCCCGCCATTTTGCCGCAGGCAATGTATTGCGCGGCATCGAAACCGGTGGCTGGGCCTTTCGTGAAGGCCGGGCGGTTGGCCATGCGGTGGCGCAAGATCTGCTTGGCCCCCCTGTCGCAATCGCGGGCGTACAGGTTCGCTATGCGCCACCAATCAAACTGGTGGTTCCCGGTCTCATACGGCCTGGCTTTCTTGGCCAGCCTGCATTTTCCCGCTTCCAGTTGCGCGTCAGCAGGCCGGTTCGCGGGGTGATCAGTCTGCAGTTGGATGGCTTGGCCGTTTGGCAAAAACAGGGGCAATGGTTACCGGAGCGGCGGATTCTGGTGCCGATCCCTCATCAGGCAAACCATGCCAAGACCATCGAATTTCATTGCCAGGAGATTCAATAA
- a CDS encoding FGGY family carbohydrate kinase, whose translation MRIAAIDQGTTSTRCLLVDDAGQCALAGARRHARYHPQAGWVEHDPEELLRNIIALLESAGPVDAIAICNQGESCLAWDAQTRQPLSPVLVWQDARTATALAQMGEAAELRSKRISGLPLDPYFSASKLAWMIRNIPAVAAALEQGRLRLGTTDAFFLDRLCGTFATDWATASRTGLLDIESGQWSADLCALHGVPIHCLPEIRAVDAGFGAIQGIPVRVSIVDQQAALYGHQCRQRGDGKITFGTGAFFLALTGAQRLKPADLLPTIAWKKQDEAACYAIEGGVYDAGAALEWARRIGLYSALEELDQFEGPTAISRGIVFVPALSGLAAPYWDRHAAPLFIGMDHATERRDMIRAVLEGIAMLTAKLVATAALSLPLGTRISIDGGLSQSRYFARFLASACQKTISVPSMYELSALGLASLCGLDISRMAGAITTHEPGRLVSQHDHAVFAEAIHRAGAWRSQLVARG comes from the coding sequence ATGCGTATCGCTGCCATTGATCAGGGAACCACCTCCACCCGCTGCTTACTGGTTGACGATGCCGGCCAGTGCGCGCTGGCCGGGGCCCGTCGTCATGCCCGTTATCATCCACAGGCGGGCTGGGTTGAGCATGACCCGGAAGAGCTGCTACGCAATATCATTGCCTTGCTGGAAAGTGCCGGCCCGGTTGATGCAATTGCCATTTGCAATCAGGGTGAAAGTTGTCTGGCCTGGGATGCGCAAACCAGGCAGCCCTTGTCGCCAGTACTGGTCTGGCAGGATGCCCGTACCGCAACCGCCCTGGCGCAGATGGGCGAGGCGGCGGAACTGCGCTCCAAGCGCATCAGCGGCTTGCCGCTGGACCCCTACTTTTCCGCCAGCAAACTGGCCTGGATGATCCGCAATATCCCGGCGGTAGCCGCCGCCCTGGAGCAGGGCCGTCTGCGGCTGGGTACGACCGATGCGTTTTTTCTGGACCGATTGTGCGGCACCTTCGCCACCGATTGGGCCACTGCATCGCGTACCGGACTGCTGGATATTGAAAGTGGGCAATGGAGTGCCGACTTGTGCGCCTTGCACGGCGTACCCATCCATTGCCTGCCGGAAATTCGCGCGGTCGATGCTGGTTTTGGCGCTATTCAGGGCATACCGGTCAGGGTATCCATTGTGGACCAGCAGGCGGCACTGTACGGCCATCAATGCCGCCAGCGTGGCGATGGCAAGATTACCTTCGGCACCGGGGCATTCTTTCTGGCACTGACCGGGGCGCAACGCCTGAAGCCGGCAGATCTGCTACCCACCATCGCCTGGAAGAAACAGGATGAAGCCGCCTGCTATGCCATTGAAGGGGGGGTATATGACGCAGGTGCCGCCCTGGAATGGGCGCGCCGGATTGGCCTTTACTCGGCACTGGAAGAGTTGGACCAGTTTGAAGGCCCCACCGCCATCAGCCGTGGCATCGTATTTGTACCTGCCTTGTCCGGCTTGGCTGCCCCGTATTGGGACCGCCATGCGGCACCACTATTCATTGGCATGGACCATGCCACCGAGCGGCGCGACATGATCCGTGCCGTGCTGGAAGGCATTGCCATGCTGACCGCCAAACTGGTGGCAACCGCAGCCTTGTCCTTGCCGCTAGGCACAAGAATTTCTATTGATGGCGGGCTGTCGCAAAGCCGCTATTTTGCCCGCTTCCTTGCCTCGGCCTGCCAAAAAACCATCAGCGTCCCCTCCATGTACGAGCTTAGCGCGCTAGGCCTTGCCAGCTTGTGCGGGCTGGATATTAGTCGCATGGCCGGTGCCATCACCACCCATGAACCCGGCCGCTTGGTTTCGCAACACGACCATGCGGTATTTGCTGAAGCCATCCACCGCGCAGGCGCATGGCGGAGCCAACTTGTTGCGCGCGGCTAA
- a CDS encoding amino acid permease: MANPDLIASKDLIAAPALQRNITPFQSFAVAFGFVSIATGIFSAYGAMLSTSGPMGIWTWPLVVFGQLMVALVLGALAARIPVTGYVYQWASRLGNPVFGWIMGWISFTFLAIVLCAVDYTIPATVLPVLLGYTGSVENAWWITACLIFAQAGMIALSTKVTQGFNARAVMVQLIGMIGLIILLFGVGHFSGQMHYANLFSTGNIAATGYFSLGGMTAVGPWVMGTLMGAFTIVGFESAANLAEETHDPARVIPRAMWQAVLSLGLIGMLFLIAVTALLGDPQGPVSATPIADVVTRILGGYIGKALLIMVVISIYSCGLVILLSATRLVWAMSRDQRFPGWHYFRNIHPRLHTPLNATLGVALVGQVILAAFSGDTDALFTLFSAATLLPAMIYAVCVVMYALKRRSLPPTQGFSLGVFEVPVLALALLWLVFELAIFRDASFIKPWIYVGLMLLIGAVYLASLLLRGGTAALKMPDMESIDAVMDARPEDRANRG; this comes from the coding sequence ATGGCTAACCCGGACTTGATTGCCAGTAAAGACCTCATCGCAGCACCTGCCTTGCAACGCAATATCACGCCGTTTCAATCGTTTGCAGTGGCCTTTGGTTTTGTGTCGATTGCCACCGGCATCTTTTCTGCTTATGGGGCCATGTTGAGCACTTCCGGACCGATGGGAATCTGGACCTGGCCGCTGGTGGTGTTCGGCCAGTTGATGGTGGCCCTGGTATTGGGTGCGCTGGCGGCACGCATCCCCGTCACCGGTTATGTCTATCAATGGGCATCGCGCCTTGGCAATCCGGTGTTTGGTTGGATCATGGGCTGGATCAGCTTTACCTTTCTGGCCATTGTCCTATGCGCGGTGGATTACACCATCCCCGCCACGGTATTGCCGGTGCTGCTGGGCTATACCGGTTCGGTAGAAAATGCATGGTGGATCACCGCCTGCCTGATCTTTGCCCAGGCAGGCATGATCGCCCTGTCCACCAAAGTGACCCAAGGTTTCAATGCCCGTGCCGTGATGGTGCAATTGATCGGCATGATAGGCCTGATCATTTTGCTGTTTGGCGTTGGGCATTTTTCCGGGCAGATGCATTACGCCAATCTGTTCAGTACCGGCAATATTGCCGCTACCGGCTATTTTTCCTTGGGCGGCATGACGGCAGTTGGCCCTTGGGTAATGGGGACTTTGATGGGGGCCTTCACCATTGTCGGCTTTGAGTCAGCCGCCAATCTGGCCGAGGAAACCCACGACCCGGCGCGTGTGATTCCGCGGGCCATGTGGCAGGCCGTGCTGTCGCTGGGTCTGATCGGCATGCTGTTCCTGATTGCGGTGACTGCTTTGCTGGGCGATCCGCAGGGGCCGGTATCAGCCACTCCGATTGCGGATGTGGTTACCCGGATACTGGGCGGCTATATCGGCAAAGCGCTGCTGATCATGGTGGTGATATCCATTTATTCTTGTGGACTGGTGATTTTGCTGAGCGCCACCCGGTTGGTCTGGGCCATGTCGCGTGATCAACGTTTTCCCGGCTGGCACTATTTCCGTAACATCCATCCCCGCTTGCATACGCCACTCAATGCGACCCTCGGCGTGGCCTTGGTGGGGCAAGTCATTTTGGCGGCATTCTCCGGTGATACCGATGCGCTGTTCACCCTGTTTTCGGCAGCAACACTGCTGCCTGCCATGATCTATGCGGTATGTGTAGTGATGTATGCGTTGAAGCGGCGCAGCCTGCCGCCCACGCAGGGTTTCTCGCTGGGGGTGTTTGAGGTGCCGGTGCTGGCATTGGCCTTGCTGTGGCTGGTGTTTGAGCTGGCCATCTTCCGCGACGCATCCTTTATCAAACCCTGGATCTATGTCGGTCTGATGTTACTTATCGGTGCCGTATATCTGGCCAGCCTGTTACTGCGTGGTGGCACGGCAGCATTAAAAATGCCGGATATGGAGTCGATTGATGCCGTGATGGATGCTCGCCCCGAAGACCGGGCTAACCGCGGCTAA
- a CDS encoding GNAT family N-acetyltransferase: MLPRLRDAKASDAAAIAALMLPESSSQGGSLHGDFPLEKISHWLMQALADGMPVVLAEDAAGLLGVLFTSSSRHQDSPVAVQMARLHHAAGPFYFYGPVCLAARARGQGLLNAMWQQLQQQLPGQQAVLFIHADNQASLKAHTRLGMVVETPFDLDGQPCLLLSSR; the protein is encoded by the coding sequence ATGCTGCCACGGTTGCGTGATGCCAAAGCGAGTGACGCAGCAGCCATTGCCGCGCTGATGTTGCCCGAAAGCAGCAGCCAGGGCGGTAGCCTGCATGGCGATTTCCCGCTGGAAAAAATCAGCCACTGGCTGATGCAGGCCCTGGCCGATGGCATGCCGGTAGTGCTGGCGGAAGACGCCGCCGGCCTGCTGGGCGTGCTGTTTACCAGTAGCAGCCGGCATCAGGACAGCCCGGTAGCGGTTCAGATGGCCAGGCTGCATCATGCCGCCGGACCATTCTATTTCTACGGCCCGGTTTGCCTGGCGGCACGGGCACGCGGCCAGGGCTTGCTGAACGCCATGTGGCAGCAGCTACAGCAGCAACTGCCGGGCCAACAGGCGGTGCTGTTCATTCATGCCGACAATCAGGCCTCGCTCAAAGCCCACACACGGCTGGGCATGGTGGTGGAAACCCCATTCGACCTCGATGGCCAGCCGTGTTTGCTACTGAGCAGCCGCTGA
- a CDS encoding gamma carbonic anhydrase family protein, with the protein MNRNIRPYDGSAPQIADSCYIDPAAVVIGDVTLADNASVWPFAVIRGDVNAIHIGEGSNIQDFAMLHVTHKRDSDPAGAPLNIGKHVTIGHHVTLHGCTIGDEVLVGIGSIILDRAIIEDRVLIGAGSLVPPGKRLESGYLYLGNPVKQARKLTEQELAYFKYSAEHYIRVANKHKPNLE; encoded by the coding sequence ATGAATCGCAATATCCGCCCCTACGATGGCAGCGCACCGCAGATTGCCGACTCCTGCTATATCGATCCGGCCGCCGTGGTGATTGGCGATGTCACGCTGGCGGACAATGCATCGGTATGGCCATTTGCCGTGATCCGCGGTGATGTCAACGCCATTCATATTGGTGAAGGCAGCAATATCCAGGACTTTGCCATGCTGCACGTCACCCACAAGCGCGATAGCGACCCCGCCGGCGCGCCGCTAAACATCGGCAAGCATGTCACCATCGGCCATCACGTCACCCTGCACGGCTGTACCATTGGCGATGAAGTGCTGGTGGGCATCGGCAGTATCATTCTGGACCGCGCCATCATCGAAGACCGGGTGTTGATTGGCGCCGGCAGTCTGGTACCACCGGGCAAGCGGCTGGAGTCGGGTTATCTGTACCTGGGCAATCCGGTAAAACAGGCCCGCAAACTGACCGAGCAGGAGCTGGCCTACTTCAAGTATTCCGCCGAGCACTATATTCGCGTGGCCAACAAACACAAACCGAATCTGGAATGA